In Shewanella glacialimarina, the genomic stretch CAACTGGCGATTGCTGATCTATTAACGGATCAAATACTGGGTGACTTAGCGGTAAATTTTATTGATGAACAACAGGTTGAAGTGGGCTTTACCGTAGCGCCACAACACCATAATCAAGGCTTGGCAACACAAGCATTACAGCGTTTATTAGAGTATTTATTTACTGAGTTGAGGCTACATCGTGTTATTGCAATTACTGATTGTTTAAATAAAGCCAGTATAGCAGTGTTAGAAAAAGCCAATTTTCGACAAGAAGGCCATTTTAAGCAAAATGTGATGTTTAAAGGGAAGTGGGGCGATGAATACCTGTATGCCATGCTAGCCAGTGAATTTAGTCATAGTTAAGCCAATTGGGTTATTATCTTCTTTTGGGCTCATTAACAGAATCACGCAATAAGTAATAACATGGCTTGTAATCAATGTGATGAATCAATTTTTATACAAAAACTGGGCCGGTGTTTCATGTGCAT encodes the following:
- a CDS encoding GNAT family N-acetyltransferase, whose product is MSKNTLPKSVIAKISAPTLLSEHLVIRRFITSDLVVFAEYRNVADIAKYQSWTAYSLDDAKQLLAKTDYTDFAVPGHWYQLAIADLLTDQILGDLAVNFIDEQQVEVGFTVAPQHHNQGLATQALQRLLEYLFTELRLHRVIAITDCLNKASIAVLEKANFRQEGHFKQNVMFKGKWGDEYLYAMLASEFSHS